The genomic interval GTCGTGTCGACCGCCGCCATGTCGGGCATCTCGGTGTTTATCTCGCCAGAAAGGAAGTACTTCGCCCTGAGGGGCGCGAGCAGTTCACTCAGGCTCTCGTTGCGCACCGACATCAGTTCGAGCAGCAACAGGGCCGGGATGAGTCCGTTGTCGGCGAAGAAGTTGTCGCGAAAGTAGTAGTGGCCGGTTACTTCGCCGCCGAACAAAGCGCCCTCTTCGCGCATGCGTTTCTTGAAGAAAGCATGGCCCACGCGGTTGATCAGCGCAGTGCCGCCGAACCGGGCGACCGTGTCGGGCACTGCCAGGCTGGCCCGGACGTCGTAGACGACCTTCGCCCCCCGGGTCTTCCGGAGAAACGCCTCGGCCAGAAGCGCCGTGATGAAATCACCCGGCACGAATTCGCCGTCGCCGTCGACGAAGAAGCAGCGATCGGCGTCACCGTCCCAGGCAATGCCGGCATCCGGGCCTTCCGCCAGCACCTGCTCCACGAGGTCACGCCGGTTCTCCTCGATGAGAGGGTTGGCTTCATGGTGCGGGAAGGTGCCATCGACGTCGAAGCAAATCCGTGTCGTCCTGCAGGGCAGCCGCGCGAACAGAGGTGGCGCCATCAGTCCCGCCATGCCGCTTCCGGCGTCGAGTACCAGATTGAACGGCTTGACGGCGGCGGGGTCAATGAACGTCAGCACGTGATCCACGTAG from Acidobacteriota bacterium carries:
- a CDS encoding phosphomannomutase/phosphoglucomutase; amino-acid sequence: MPAAIDASIFKAYDIRGIHPRQIDVDLARQIGRAFVDYLGARRIAVGRDMRVAAPEIAGAFIEGALAQGASVTDFGLVGTDMLYYGVARDDFDGGAQITASHNPKEYIGMKLVRAQALPLSGDAGIGEIRDMVVRRTIPAPAGAPGTRTQASLLDDYVDHVLTFIDPAAVKPFNLVLDAGSGMAGLMAPPLFARLPCRTTRICFDVDGTFPHHEANPLIEENRRDLVEQVLAEGPDAGIAWDGDADRCFFVDGDGEFVPGDFITALLAEAFLRKTRGAKVVYDVRASLAVPDTVARFGGTALINRVGHAFFKKRMREEGALFGGEVTGHYYFRDNFFADNGLIPALLLLELMSVRNESLSELLAPLRAKYFLSGEINTEMPDMAAVDTTISRLAERYQDGRISRLDGVSVDYDTWRFNVRPSNTEPLLRLNLEATTETEMVSRRDEIIAWLRGQ